The sequence CCCTTCCCGTCGAAGGTCACCGGCGCCGGCTGGGCGAACAGCGGGCCGCGCGGTCGGTTCGGCACCGTGCCGGTGTACAGCAGCCGGTCCGGGGAACCCTGGCCGAGCTCGCGCAGCGAACCGACGGTCGCCGCCGAGGTCAGGGCCGCGGACACCTGGGCGGGCGTGGCGGCCGGGTGGGACGACAGGTACAGCGCGGCGGCCCCCGCCGCGTGCGGGGCCGCCATCGAGGTGCCCGACATCTCGACCCCGAAACCACCGAGGTCGCTCACGTACCAGGCCGAGGTGATGGCCACACCGGGCGCGTAGAAGTCCACCAGCGGGCCGTAGTTGGAGAAGTACGCCTGGGTGTCGTCGCGGTCGGTCGCGCCGACGGTGATGGCGCTGGGCACCCGGGCCGGGGAGTGCTCGTTCGCGTCGACGCTCTGGTTGCCGGCCGCGACGGTGTAGGTCAGGCCCGTGGCGATCGAGCCCGCCACCGCCGCGTCCAGTGCCGGGTCGGGCTCGCTGCCGAGGCTCATGTTGACCACCGCCGGACGGACGGCGTGCCTGGTCACCCAGTCGATCCCGGCCACCACCTGCTCGGTGGTGCCCTCGCCGTCGTCGTTCAGCACCCGGACCGAGACGATCTTCGCGGCCTTGGCGACACCGAACGAACTGCTCGCCACCGTGCCCGCGACGTGCGTGCCGTGGCCGTAGCCGTCGTCCGCGACGTCGTCGCCGTCGATCGCGTCGTAGCCGTACGAGGCCCGCCCCTCGAACTCCTCCGAGGTGATCCGCACCCCGGTGTCGATGATGTACGCCGTCACCCCTGCGCCTGCGGTGTCCGGGTAGCTGTAGCGGTCGTCGTAGGGGAAGCGCCGCTGGTCGATCCGGTCCAGCCCCCAGGAGCCCGGCGAGGTCTGCACGCCGTCCGCCCGCACCCGGCGGTTCTGCGAGACGACCGCCACCGACGGGTCGGCGGCCAGCCGGCGCGCCTGCCGGGGCGTCAGCGCGGCCGAGAAGCCGGGCAGTGCCGCGTCGAAGCTACGGCGCACCGTGCCGCCGTACGAGCGGGCCAGCGCCGCCGCCCTGTCCGCGAGCTGACTGCGCTGCGCGGCGGCCGGCTCGAGCACCACCAGATAGGTGCCGGGGACGGCCTCCGAGGAGCCCTCTCCCTGCACGATCCCCTCGGGCGCCGCCGCCGAGGCGGGGAGCGCCCCACCGGCGCCGATCGACAGCGCGACGGCCGCGCCGAGCACCGCGCAGATCCTGCGCGGGCGTATTCCTGAGAACACCGTCCTACCCCCTCCGGTCCGAGGCCCGGAACCCGGCGCCTCGCTCCCCCAAATCCTGACGCATCGTCAACCAACCGACAACGTAAAGAGGTTGTGCTTCGTCGGCGACCGAACCCGGACCCGGGCGGACCGGATGCGCACGGCGCTCCGGGACTGACACCGCGGCGGGCGGTGCGCTATGTTCCGTACGGAATCGCCCCGGTCGGGGCGGGTTGCCGACCGGGTGGGGGCAGGCAGCATGGACAGCTCGCGCGACCGGACCGGGGCGGCGGGGCGGGCAAGACCCGGCACCGCCCCGGTCGTTCCCTTCGAACGCGGCCCGTTCACCGGGCTCGGCACCGACGACCTGCGGACCCTGCACGGCCTGGGCACCAGACGGGTCTACTCGCACAACGAGGCCCTGATGATCGAGGGCGAGCCCGGCGACCGGGTCGTCGTCCTGCTGAGCGGCTGGGTGAAGGTCGTGGCCGCCACCGAGGACGGCGGCGAGGCCCTGCTCGCCATCCGCCAGCCCGGCGAACTCGTCGGTGA comes from Streptomyces sp. TLI_053 and encodes:
- a CDS encoding S8 family peptidase is translated as MFSGIRPRRICAVLGAAVALSIGAGGALPASAAAPEGIVQGEGSSEAVPGTYLVVLEPAAAQRSQLADRAAALARSYGGTVRRSFDAALPGFSAALTPRQARRLAADPSVAVVSQNRRVRADGVQTSPGSWGLDRIDQRRFPYDDRYSYPDTAGAGVTAYIIDTGVRITSEEFEGRASYGYDAIDGDDVADDGYGHGTHVAGTVASSSFGVAKAAKIVSVRVLNDDGEGTTEQVVAGIDWVTRHAVRPAVVNMSLGSEPDPALDAAVAGSIATGLTYTVAAGNQSVDANEHSPARVPSAITVGATDRDDTQAYFSNYGPLVDFYAPGVAITSAWYVSDLGGFGVEMSGTSMAAPHAAGAAALYLSSHPAATPAQVSAALTSAATVGSLRELGQGSPDRLLYTGTVPNRPRGPLFAQPAPVTFDGKGTFVSPVTVTGVAGKAPRDLDVAVDIDYWWRGDLKVELVAPDGAAFLLHDTDIGEAYSNFVGLFGVDASAHTAAGVWRLRVTDVGGYFPGTINSWSLRF